The proteins below come from a single uncultured Carboxylicivirga sp. genomic window:
- a CDS encoding glycosyl hydrolase family 28 protein — translation MRSFKILVKYLPILALGLILTNLSSCCNTECNTKVIADDDIYNGIEFDMPKVQEPVFAEHIVSIMDFGAIADGMTDNTKAFAGAIEEVAGKGGGKVVVPRGVFITGPIVMKSNINLHVEDGAVICFSADFDKYPIIETSFEGLDTYRCISPIYAKDAENIAFTGKGTFDGNGDAWRPVKKSKMTSSQWKQLLKSGGVLSDDGKVWYPTAKSKAGDARDNFNVKYYDTVEEYEAVKDFLRPVLVSIVNCKRVLFDGPTFQNSPAWNMHPLMCEDVILRNLNVRNPWYSQNGDGLDLESCKNVLIYNNNFDVGDDAICIKSGKDKDGRKRGMPTENVIIKNNIVYHGHGGFVVGSEMSGGVKNIHVSDCVFMGTDIGLRFKSTRGRGGVVENVYISNIDMIDIPAEPIRFNLFYGGMSPIPDDENKKVKKEDQPAAVPVTEETPSFKNVFMENITANGFGNAAFFMGLPEMNLKNVHLKNAVLHGARGIAIVDAEGMVFENVKVIADKGNALSIYNGKSIEMDGFDFNQNDDIAIAIMGELTNKVRINQQNGKKVASITKVDASVNKEGLFLK, via the coding sequence ATGAGATCATTTAAAATACTTGTTAAGTATTTACCAATATTGGCTTTGGGATTGATATTGACTAATTTATCATCCTGCTGTAATACCGAATGCAATACTAAAGTAATTGCAGATGATGATATTTATAATGGCATTGAGTTTGATATGCCCAAAGTACAAGAACCTGTATTTGCTGAGCATATAGTTAGTATTATGGATTTTGGTGCAATTGCCGACGGAATGACAGATAATACAAAAGCTTTTGCTGGTGCTATTGAAGAGGTTGCTGGCAAAGGAGGAGGAAAAGTGGTAGTTCCTCGTGGTGTTTTTATTACTGGTCCTATTGTAATGAAAAGTAATATTAACCTCCATGTAGAAGATGGTGCTGTTATTTGCTTTAGTGCCGATTTTGATAAATATCCTATTATCGAAACAAGTTTTGAAGGATTAGACACCTATCGTTGCATTTCGCCAATTTATGCCAAAGATGCAGAGAATATTGCTTTTACCGGAAAAGGAACATTCGATGGCAATGGTGATGCATGGCGTCCGGTTAAGAAAAGTAAAATGACGTCTAGTCAATGGAAACAGCTTCTTAAATCGGGAGGTGTGTTAAGCGATGATGGAAAAGTATGGTATCCTACAGCTAAATCAAAAGCAGGAGATGCGCGCGATAACTTTAATGTAAAATACTACGATACCGTTGAGGAATACGAAGCAGTTAAAGACTTTTTACGTCCTGTATTGGTAAGTATAGTTAATTGCAAAAGGGTGTTATTTGATGGGCCTACTTTTCAGAATTCACCAGCCTGGAATATGCATCCTTTAATGTGTGAAGATGTAATCTTGCGTAACCTGAATGTTCGTAATCCGTGGTATTCGCAAAATGGTGATGGCCTTGATCTTGAGTCGTGTAAAAATGTATTAATCTACAACAATAATTTTGATGTGGGTGATGATGCTATATGTATTAAGTCGGGCAAGGATAAAGATGGACGTAAGCGTGGTATGCCAACCGAGAATGTGATTATCAAAAACAATATTGTTTATCACGGTCATGGTGGATTTGTTGTGGGGAGCGAAATGTCGGGAGGTGTTAAAAATATCCATGTGTCAGATTGTGTTTTTATGGGTACTGATATTGGTTTGCGCTTTAAGAGTACACGGGGCAGAGGAGGAGTTGTTGAAAATGTCTATATCTCTAATATTGATATGATCGATATTCCTGCTGAACCAATCCGATTTAATTTGTTTTATGGTGGTATGTCTCCAATTCCCGATGATGAAAATAAAAAGGTGAAAAAAGAAGATCAACCAGCGGCTGTTCCGGTAACAGAAGAAACTCCATCGTTTAAAAATGTATTTATGGAGAATATTACAGCTAATGGTTTTGGAAATGCAGCTTTCTTTATGGGTTTACCGGAGATGAATCTTAAAAACGTTCATTTAAAAAATGCAGTATTACATGGGGCCAGAGGAATAGCCATTGTGGATGCGGAAGGTATGGTTTTTGAAAATGTAAAAGTGATTGCAGATAAAGGAAATGCGTTATCGATATACAATGGTAAGTCGATTGAAATGGACGGATTTGATTTTAATCAGAATGATGATATTGCCATTGCCATAATGGGTGAATTAACCAATAAGGTTCGTATTAATCAACAAAATGGTAAAAAAGTAGCTTCTATTACAAAAGTGGATGCTAGTGTTAACAAAGAAGGATTGTTTTTGAAATAG
- a CDS encoding ATP-binding protein, protein MSYKIAIASGKGGTGKTTVAVNLYAMLHKVLGNKIELVDCDVEEPNDLIFFEGAIKEKQEEVFQLIPHIDTDKCTFCRECVDYCEFNAIVVIPPVNFAEVNKSLCHSCGACMVACKHNAITENPETIGWVNSYRTKNINGLKEGRLKIGSAMQTMLIKDLKKRVSENNEIVIFDAPPGTSCPVVETISDANYVILVTEPTLFGLHDLKLMVNLMKEVEIPFGVIVNKAGLGSNEVYKYLKNEGIKLLGELPFSRDYASIYAKGNIVENTPDNIKLSYEKIVENLSHKLMK, encoded by the coding sequence ATGTCATACAAAATTGCAATAGCAAGTGGAAAAGGCGGAACCGGAAAAACAACAGTTGCAGTAAACTTATATGCCATGCTACATAAAGTATTAGGCAATAAAATAGAACTGGTTGATTGTGATGTGGAAGAACCCAATGATCTTATATTCTTTGAGGGTGCGATTAAGGAAAAACAGGAAGAGGTTTTTCAATTAATACCTCATATTGATACAGATAAATGTACTTTTTGTCGTGAGTGTGTTGATTATTGCGAGTTTAATGCCATTGTTGTAATACCACCTGTAAATTTTGCCGAAGTAAACAAAAGCCTGTGCCATTCCTGTGGTGCTTGTATGGTTGCTTGCAAGCATAACGCAATAACTGAGAATCCTGAAACAATTGGCTGGGTAAACTCATACCGGACAAAAAATATCAATGGCTTAAAAGAAGGCAGGCTCAAAATTGGTTCTGCTATGCAAACTATGCTGATTAAAGACCTCAAAAAAAGAGTGTCGGAAAATAATGAAATTGTAATTTTTGATGCCCCTCCGGGAACGAGCTGTCCTGTGGTAGAAACTATTAGCGATGCAAATTACGTGATACTTGTCACAGAGCCAACCCTTTTTGGTTTACATGATTTAAAATTAATGGTAAACCTTATGAAAGAAGTAGAAATACCTTTTGGGGTTATTGTGAACAAAGCTGGTTTAGGCAGTAATGAAGTATATAAATATTTAAAAAATGAAGGCATTAAACTTTTGGGTGAATTGCCTTTTAGTCGGGACTATGCAAGCATTTACGCAAAAGGAAATATTGTTGAAAACACACCTGATAACATAAAACTCAGTTATGAAAAAATAGTTGAGAATTTATCACATAAACTAATGAAATGA
- a CDS encoding DUF5320 domain-containing protein has product MPRFDRTGPEGQGSQTGRKMGKCNPNNRETTEQIDVSETSRGLGRGFGRRTGRGAGKGLGRRNGRGNA; this is encoded by the coding sequence ATGCCAAGATTTGATAGAACAGGCCCAGAAGGACAAGGTTCTCAGACAGGCCGTAAAATGGGGAAATGTAATCCCAACAATCGGGAAACTACCGAACAAATTGATGTTAGTGAAACTTCTCGTGGATTAGGAAGAGGGTTTGGCAGAAGAACAGGTAGAGGTGCAGGTAAAGGTTTGGGTAGAAGGAATGGAAGGGGGAACGCTTGA
- a CDS encoding P-loop NTPase, translated as MKEITILSGKGGTGKTTIAAALASVAKNAVYCDNDVDAADLHLLFNPTIQEKYDFSSGWAVSIDSEKCNACSLCLQHCRFDAIHQHDNGEIYINSLQCEGCRLCERVCPNDAISSIENTNNHWFISTSRFGTLVHAEMGPGEENSGKLVSQVRKKAKEIGLASNLNFILNDGPPGIGCATIASISGTNRVLLVIEPTKSGLHDAIRLIELINSFNIETYAIINKFDINEEVVEEIKTFLNDNNIPLLAQIPFDEKMVEAMTLGQTIVEYQPESEITEIIKTVWKRLIN; from the coding sequence ATGAAGGAGATAACTATTTTAAGTGGTAAAGGTGGAACAGGAAAGACAACCATTGCAGCTGCTTTGGCTTCGGTAGCTAAAAATGCTGTTTATTGCGATAATGATGTGGATGCTGCCGACCTTCATTTGCTTTTCAATCCAACAATACAGGAAAAATACGATTTTTCAAGTGGGTGGGCAGTTAGCATTGATAGCGAGAAATGTAATGCCTGTAGTTTATGTTTACAACATTGTCGTTTTGATGCGATTCATCAGCATGACAATGGAGAAATATATATTAATTCCCTGCAATGCGAAGGTTGTCGGTTATGTGAACGTGTATGTCCGAATGATGCTATATCTTCAATTGAAAATACAAACAATCACTGGTTTATTTCTACCTCCCGGTTTGGAACCTTAGTTCATGCAGAAATGGGGCCGGGTGAAGAAAATTCAGGTAAACTGGTTAGTCAAGTTCGTAAAAAGGCAAAGGAAATTGGATTAGCTTCTAATCTCAATTTCATTCTTAATGATGGCCCTCCCGGAATTGGTTGTGCAACTATAGCTTCAATATCGGGTACTAATAGGGTTTTACTTGTTATTGAACCTACAAAATCAGGATTACATGATGCTATTCGTCTTATTGAACTAATCAACTCGTTCAATATCGAAACCTATGCTATCATTAACAAATTTGATATTAACGAAGAAGTTGTAGAGGAAATTAAGACTTTTCTCAATGATAATAACATCCCCTTGTTGGCTCAGATTCCTTTTGATGAGAAAATGGTTGAAGCAATGACTTTAGGGCAAACTATTGTTGAGTATCAACCTGAATCAGAAATTACAGAAATCATCAAAACGGTATGGAAAAGATTGATAAACTAA
- a CDS encoding DUF4248 domain-containing protein translates to MINRRTILKQELVTKLYPNSVSIKSAMQHLRREIDTCPDLKRQIAKAGHTKRHYYNKQQLLLILDHFCVEQEEFEEL, encoded by the coding sequence ATGATAAATCGCAGAACAATATTAAAGCAAGAGTTAGTAACAAAGTTATATCCTAATAGTGTCTCAATTAAATCTGCCATGCAGCATCTAAGGCGTGAGATAGATACATGTCCTGATTTAAAAAGGCAAATTGCGAAAGCTGGTCATACCAAACGGCACTACTATAACAAACAGCAACTTTTATTAATACTCGACCATTTTTGTGTTGAGCAAGAAGAGTTTGAGGAGCTGTAA
- a CDS encoding ARMT1-like domain-containing protein, which yields MRPECYFCHIKTVKNLLAKFNPPKTVSEDFIFSVHEILGDNRSMINPKLATNIQRIAKQKLNNKDLYASEKLSANKLLLADYEYWRNYIDNSNNPFYTAVRLAVAGNIIDYGAHSVNGDIKEQIKDLINTPFAIDKSKEFKKAIDKAERILYLGDNAGEVFFDRLLLETIRHPKVTFVTRGAPVINDVTIEDAKQVGIDNICEIIDNGFDAPSTLLEFCSDEFKLAYNSADLIISKGQGNFEGLMNEKHPNTFFLLMAKCEPMAEMLGCSMNDLIVTQLN from the coding sequence ATGAGACCAGAGTGTTATTTTTGTCACATAAAAACTGTGAAAAATCTGCTTGCTAAGTTTAATCCTCCAAAAACTGTTTCGGAGGATTTCATCTTTTCAGTGCATGAAATATTGGGGGATAATCGCAGTATGATTAATCCCAAATTAGCTACTAATATTCAACGCATTGCAAAACAAAAGTTGAATAACAAAGATTTGTATGCTAGTGAGAAACTAAGTGCTAATAAATTATTATTAGCTGATTATGAGTATTGGAGGAACTATATCGACAACAGTAATAATCCTTTTTATACAGCAGTTAGACTTGCCGTAGCAGGAAATATTATAGACTATGGGGCGCACAGCGTAAATGGAGATATTAAGGAACAAATAAAAGATTTAATAAACACTCCCTTTGCTATTGACAAATCAAAAGAGTTCAAGAAAGCTATTGATAAAGCTGAACGGATATTATATCTAGGTGACAATGCCGGGGAAGTATTTTTCGACCGATTACTGCTTGAAACTATACGTCATCCTAAAGTAACTTTTGTAACAAGAGGAGCGCCTGTAATTAACGATGTTACAATAGAAGACGCCAAACAGGTTGGTATTGATAATATATGCGAGATAATTGATAATGGGTTCGATGCACCATCAACTTTGTTGGAGTTTTGTTCTGATGAATTTAAACTGGCATATAATAGTGCAGACTTAATCATTTCAAAAGGCCAGGGCAATTTTGAGGGATTAATGAACGAGAAACACCCAAACACATTTTTTCTGCTTATGGCAAAATGTGAACCAATGGCAGAAATGCTGGGGTGTAGTATGAATGACCTTATAGTAACTCAGTTAAATTAA
- a CDS encoding NifB/NifX family molybdenum-iron cluster-binding protein → MKTIITSSGNITTAVFDKRFGRAAWFCIYDDQTGEAEFIENVNLNASNGAGTKAAEKAIELNVKKIISGDFGPKAKELLDKFEIQMVILQDDSLTIENIINKLKN, encoded by the coding sequence ATGAAAACAATAATAACATCATCTGGAAATATAACAACTGCGGTTTTTGATAAGCGTTTTGGAAGGGCCGCATGGTTTTGTATTTACGATGATCAAACCGGAGAAGCAGAGTTCATTGAAAACGTGAATCTCAATGCATCTAATGGTGCAGGTACGAAGGCTGCTGAAAAGGCTATTGAATTAAATGTTAAAAAAATAATCTCAGGCGACTTTGGCCCAAAAGCTAAAGAGCTGTTGGATAAGTTTGAAATTCAAATGGTCATCTTACAAGATGACAGCTTAACAATTGAAAATATCATTAATAAACTTAAAAATTAG
- a CDS encoding CHC2 zinc finger domain-containing protein produces the protein MQTIEKVKQIDIKALIEKETGTSFNKTNQLEQCPFCGSGKGTNQSPAFSIKKKNNFYKCFSCGSGGSTIDFLISLNSGWNEHKAIKYLEEEYLGIKETFQPSKNVTSAFEKMLFAIKNNPKETATDYLKSRGISFIDALPDDSYWYDSHADAIVFTDANNQLINRRMINPEKGKPKAKNNGTLNGSIYDKMYNPDYDVVFLQEGVVNALSMKGCSSIALFSTENKIKNPKILQKYIEGKIVVLAMDNDSAGNKCAEYYQDFILSNRFDIKSLRRLVLPENKDANDLLQDKTIVDFLQNMNNYQLLWEDIINKPIPKFSLDELTDIEEYNFYKKNGCYYANEFHKSKPVERKLSNFLMDSVYHLMDGTKESKRLIKFQRNTGEITVNEITSSELNLDKFKKVIRSISGRGLTFFGNTQNLDTILTYLYDNEKNAIAVNQLGYQQESKTYCFADATITHDNKLLYPDKLGIVNHAKSAYYLPPFAYTNLDDKSYSGQRKFTYKAGNLNFKEWSELIYKAYGINGAIGISFIILALYRDFILELTGFFPFLFLFGDQGAGKSNFVNFFLHLFGEPNHGISLLNSTDKGFSRSLTQRNNALYYLKEYTNAIDKKTVDVFKTGYDGELYTMAQKSNDNKTTTLEISSACMVDGNELPTSEAALFARMIVLHFEDNKFSDESTQTYKILLKEKEQGFCNITRELLKYRNVIESRFKTVFDSIFYELKPEITAVTEISDRQIKHIALLLTPVQLLQNYLELPFDYSPYKQSVIENTIKQNEMASTIKDVSIFWEAIAFKLSQPKSEIKVNTHYLKDPVNKNLFIKFPLLFPYYKEYVKKNGFNDLDANSLKSLLTSKGNTSFIQNTTQKSRDKAINKKPLGSCYRFKYEDIPESMGIIINDVELNL, from the coding sequence ATGCAGACAATTGAAAAAGTAAAGCAAATTGATATAAAAGCACTTATTGAAAAGGAAACCGGAACTAGCTTCAATAAAACCAATCAACTGGAACAATGTCCTTTTTGCGGCAGCGGTAAAGGCACGAATCAGTCTCCGGCTTTTAGCATTAAAAAGAAAAATAATTTCTACAAATGTTTTTCATGCGGTTCAGGTGGAAGCACCATTGATTTTCTAATATCCCTAAACTCAGGATGGAACGAACATAAGGCTATCAAATATTTAGAGGAGGAATATCTCGGCATTAAAGAGACATTCCAACCATCAAAGAATGTAACAAGTGCTTTTGAAAAAATGCTTTTTGCGATAAAAAACAATCCAAAAGAAACTGCTACTGATTACCTAAAATCTCGTGGAATTAGTTTTATTGATGCTTTGCCTGATGATAGTTATTGGTACGATTCACACGCAGATGCCATTGTTTTTACTGATGCCAACAATCAACTCATTAACCGCAGGATGATTAATCCTGAAAAGGGTAAGCCAAAAGCAAAAAATAACGGAACGTTAAACGGCAGCATTTATGATAAAATGTACAATCCTGATTATGATGTTGTTTTCTTACAGGAGGGCGTTGTGAATGCTCTATCAATGAAAGGATGTTCATCCATAGCTTTGTTTTCCACAGAGAATAAAATCAAGAATCCTAAAATCCTTCAAAAGTATATTGAAGGGAAAATCGTTGTTTTAGCAATGGATAACGATAGTGCAGGAAATAAATGTGCAGAGTACTATCAAGATTTTATTTTGTCCAACCGATTTGACATTAAATCACTACGTAGGTTGGTGCTTCCAGAGAATAAGGATGCCAATGATTTACTTCAGGACAAAACAATAGTTGACTTTCTTCAAAACATGAACAATTACCAATTGCTTTGGGAAGATATTATTAATAAACCTATTCCAAAATTTAGCCTTGATGAACTGACCGATATTGAAGAATACAACTTTTATAAGAAAAATGGATGCTACTATGCCAATGAGTTTCATAAAAGCAAACCTGTTGAAAGAAAGCTATCCAACTTCCTGATGGATTCGGTTTATCACTTAATGGATGGCACAAAAGAAAGCAAACGCTTGATTAAGTTTCAACGAAATACCGGAGAGATTACGGTAAATGAAATTACAAGCTCGGAGCTTAACCTCGATAAGTTTAAGAAGGTAATTCGTAGCATATCCGGGCGTGGCTTAACATTCTTTGGGAACACACAAAATCTTGACACTATCCTGACTTACTTGTACGATAATGAAAAAAATGCCATTGCTGTAAATCAGCTGGGTTATCAGCAAGAATCAAAAACCTATTGTTTTGCAGATGCTACAATAACCCATGATAATAAATTGCTTTATCCTGATAAGCTCGGCATTGTGAATCATGCCAAATCCGCCTATTATTTGCCTCCATTTGCATACACAAACCTTGACGATAAAAGTTATTCCGGACAACGTAAATTTACATACAAAGCAGGAAACCTGAACTTTAAAGAATGGTCGGAACTGATTTATAAAGCTTATGGTATTAATGGCGCAATTGGTATATCCTTCATCATACTTGCCTTGTATCGTGATTTCATACTTGAACTGACTGGCTTTTTCCCATTCCTGTTCCTGTTTGGAGACCAGGGAGCTGGCAAATCAAATTTTGTCAACTTTTTTCTACATCTGTTTGGCGAACCGAATCATGGCATATCATTACTAAACTCAACTGATAAAGGTTTTTCTCGTTCGCTTACTCAACGAAATAATGCACTTTATTATCTGAAGGAATACACCAATGCCATTGATAAGAAAACGGTTGATGTGTTTAAAACTGGTTACGATGGAGAGCTTTACACTATGGCTCAAAAAAGCAATGACAATAAAACTACAACGCTTGAAATCAGTTCTGCATGTATGGTAGATGGTAACGAGCTGCCCACATCAGAAGCTGCATTATTTGCCAGAATGATTGTACTACATTTTGAGGACAACAAGTTTTCAGACGAAAGCACCCAAACTTATAAAATCCTTTTAAAAGAAAAAGAACAAGGTTTTTGCAACATAACCAGGGAACTTCTAAAATACCGGAATGTAATTGAATCGAGGTTTAAAACGGTGTTTGATTCTATCTTTTACGAACTAAAACCGGAAATAACAGCTGTTACAGAAATATCTGACCGACAGATTAAACACATAGCTTTATTGCTAACTCCTGTTCAGCTTTTACAAAACTATTTGGAGCTTCCATTCGATTATTCACCATACAAACAGTCCGTTATTGAGAATACAATTAAGCAAAATGAGATGGCCAGTACCATTAAAGATGTCTCCATATTTTGGGAAGCCATTGCTTTTAAACTGAGCCAACCAAAAAGTGAGATTAAAGTAAACACGCATTACTTAAAAGACCCGGTAAATAAGAACCTGTTTATTAAATTTCCTCTCCTGTTTCCATATTACAAGGAATATGTAAAAAAGAATGGATTTAATGATTTAGATGCGAACTCATTGAAATCATTGCTCACATCAAAAGGCAATACATCTTTCATTCAAAATACAACACAGAAATCGAGAGATAAGGCAATTAATAAAAAACCTTTGGGAAGCTGTTATCGGTTTAAATATGAAGATATACCCGAAAGTATGGGGATAATAATAAATGATGTTGAACTGAACTTATAA
- a CDS encoding NifB/NifX family molybdenum-iron cluster-binding protein translates to MTKKIALPVNETGILDAHFGHCKFFALVNTDGDKVISEEKVVPPPHEPGLLPQWLGEKGVTDIIAGGMGQKAIQLFNQNGVNAFVGAPQLNAIELVKGHLDGTLNFTANYCNHDADHECGGH, encoded by the coding sequence ATGACAAAAAAAATTGCTTTGCCTGTTAACGAAACAGGAATACTGGATGCTCATTTTGGGCATTGTAAGTTTTTCGCATTGGTAAATACCGATGGCGATAAAGTTATTTCAGAAGAAAAAGTTGTGCCTCCCCCACACGAACCTGGTTTGTTACCTCAATGGTTAGGTGAGAAAGGCGTAACAGACATTATAGCCGGAGGGATGGGACAAAAAGCTATTCAACTGTTTAACCAAAACGGAGTAAATGCTTTTGTTGGTGCGCCCCAACTAAATGCCATTGAATTAGTGAAAGGACACTTAGACGGCACATTAAATTTTACGGCTAATTATTGCAATCATGATGCAGATCATGAATGTGGTGGACATTAA
- a CDS encoding DUF134 domain-containing protein, with the protein MRIFSFKYLVVCMPRRRRLRKVIAPPGFKGYKPYGANHSKNEFIELLYEEYEAIKLSDYDFMNHETAAKVMGISRPTFARIYESARRKIAKAMVEVKEIRTVYGNALLDKNWYECHVCNARFTIPKTQNKHCCAICSSININLLKNDI; encoded by the coding sequence GTGAGAATATTCTCATTTAAATATTTAGTTGTCTGTATGCCAAGGCGTAGAAGGTTAAGAAAAGTGATTGCTCCTCCTGGATTTAAAGGATATAAACCTTATGGGGCAAATCATTCTAAAAATGAATTTATTGAATTGCTTTATGAAGAATACGAAGCAATAAAATTGTCGGATTATGATTTTATGAACCACGAAACAGCAGCAAAAGTGATGGGCATTTCCCGTCCAACCTTTGCAAGAATTTACGAAAGCGCAAGAAGAAAAATTGCAAAGGCAATGGTTGAGGTAAAAGAAATCAGAACGGTTTATGGAAACGCATTATTAGATAAAAACTGGTATGAATGCCATGTATGCAATGCACGATTTACTATACCTAAAACACAAAACAAGCACTGCTGTGCAATATGTTCATCTATTAATATTAATCTTTTAAAAAATGATATATGA
- a CDS encoding pectinesterase family protein: protein MKNKSIAKKNNWSFLVASLLLLFCNVTIYAEDKVYDFVVAQDSSGDFSTVQDAINAVPDFRKQRTTIYIKNGVYKEKLVLPASKNNVTFIGEDKNKTIITYDDYASKKNRFGEEMGTTGSSGFFVFGDDFTARNITFENSAGPVGQAVAVRIDGDKVVFENCRFIGNQDTLYPHGEGSRQYYKNCYVEGTVDFIFGWSVAVFDDCKIYCKDRGYVTAASTVEEQEFGFVFFNCRIEGDGSHSTFYLGRPWRPYAKTVFVNCYLDKHIKAEGWHNWGSADKEKTAYYGEYNCFGPGANPEKRVGWSHQLTNDQINKYTPENILKGNDGWDYVSQIAEN, encoded by the coding sequence ATGAAGAATAAGAGTATAGCTAAAAAAAATAATTGGAGTTTCTTGGTGGCATCGCTGCTATTGCTTTTTTGTAATGTCACGATTTATGCAGAGGATAAGGTCTATGATTTTGTAGTTGCGCAAGATAGCAGCGGTGATTTTTCGACGGTGCAGGATGCTATAAATGCAGTTCCAGATTTCAGAAAACAAAGAACAACCATCTATATCAAAAATGGAGTTTATAAAGAAAAGCTTGTTTTACCTGCTTCTAAAAACAATGTCACATTTATAGGAGAAGATAAAAATAAAACGATTATCACTTATGATGATTATGCATCAAAGAAAAATCGTTTTGGAGAAGAGATGGGAACAACAGGCTCTTCTGGCTTTTTTGTTTTTGGTGATGATTTTACAGCTCGTAATATCACCTTTGAAAACTCAGCCGGACCTGTAGGACAAGCTGTAGCCGTTAGAATCGATGGGGATAAAGTTGTTTTTGAAAATTGTCGCTTCATAGGAAATCAGGATACTTTATATCCACATGGCGAAGGTAGTCGTCAGTATTATAAAAATTGCTATGTAGAAGGGACTGTTGATTTTATATTTGGTTGGTCGGTTGCTGTATTTGATGATTGTAAAATTTATTGTAAAGATCGAGGCTATGTAACAGCAGCTTCAACTGTTGAAGAGCAAGAGTTTGGTTTTGTGTTTTTTAATTGTCGAATTGAAGGTGATGGTTCTCATAGTACTTTTTATTTAGGCCGTCCTTGGCGACCATATGCAAAAACTGTTTTTGTCAATTGTTATCTCGATAAACACATAAAAGCTGAAGGCTGGCACAATTGGGGCAGTGCTGATAAGGAAAAAACAGCCTACTACGGCGAGTATAATTGTTTTGGGCCGGGTGCCAACCCTGAGAAAAGAGTTGGCTGGTCGCATCAACTAACTAACGATCAAATTAATAAATATACACCTGAAAATATATTAAAAGGCAATGACGGATGGGATTATGTGTCTCAGATTGCTGAAAATTAG